A window from Photobacterium leiognathi encodes these proteins:
- a CDS encoding MFS transporter: MNQNLDIQCQKTIQNYIDDTSLRKEVSSRFFLSMTKVQWRIWLLATFGKFFEGMIVFMMGLTLPLITLQFHLTEFQKGTLSSSILFGILIGASALGGLSDLYGRKKMFIVEMALLSLCLVGMASSQSYAMILLFNFGIGLALGCDYPTAHLMISESIPTKNRGKLVLGAFAFQSIGVLMGILTGIVVLSYVDDINAWRLMYILALVPSLAITVARFFIPESAHWLMSKRREKEAEKSLKRLLNRDPKSVMPLSPVRYLEEEEAHTWLGGYKKLFKEKYRAKTILASVPWFIQDLGTYGIGIFTPVILASVLDPHVAVAGQDALHSTIAHIIYSAKGTALIDSLLIVGVICAIIYSESIGRMKLQIYGFIGCAVGLAFAAVSIKLQGDYQLYVLFLGFMLFNFMNNLGPNAQTYLISGEVFPVKIRAKGAGFAASIAKLGAILTAFLFPILMHEIGVFNLLLSLVVTSVLGAWVTYKYRFETSGKNIENI; the protein is encoded by the coding sequence ATGAATCAAAATTTAGATATTCAATGTCAAAAGACTATCCAAAACTATATTGATGACACTTCATTAAGGAAAGAAGTGTCAAGCCGCTTTTTCTTATCAATGACAAAGGTTCAATGGCGAATTTGGTTGTTGGCAACGTTTGGAAAGTTTTTTGAAGGAATGATTGTGTTCATGATGGGGCTAACGTTACCCCTGATCACACTACAGTTTCATTTAACGGAATTTCAAAAAGGTACATTAAGCTCTTCAATACTTTTTGGTATTTTAATTGGTGCTAGTGCGCTGGGTGGATTGTCGGATCTATATGGTCGCAAGAAGATGTTCATTGTTGAGATGGCATTACTCTCGCTCTGCTTGGTTGGCATGGCATCTAGCCAGTCTTATGCCATGATTTTATTGTTTAACTTTGGTATAGGTTTGGCGTTAGGGTGTGATTACCCAACCGCACACTTGATGATATCGGAGAGCATTCCGACTAAAAACCGAGGCAAACTGGTACTCGGCGCATTTGCGTTTCAATCTATTGGTGTGCTGATGGGCATACTAACAGGTATCGTGGTGTTGAGTTATGTTGATGATATTAATGCTTGGCGTTTAATGTATATTTTGGCATTGGTGCCCTCTTTAGCGATCACTGTTGCACGTTTCTTTATTCCAGAAAGTGCGCACTGGTTAATGTCGAAAAGACGTGAAAAAGAGGCTGAAAAGTCTCTCAAGCGTTTGTTAAATCGAGATCCTAAATCAGTGATGCCGTTGTCACCAGTGCGATATCTCGAAGAAGAGGAAGCACATACTTGGCTTGGCGGTTATAAGAAACTGTTTAAAGAAAAGTACCGTGCAAAAACGATCTTAGCTTCTGTTCCTTGGTTTATTCAGGACTTAGGCACGTATGGTATCGGTATTTTTACCCCGGTAATTTTAGCCTCAGTTTTGGATCCGCATGTCGCAGTAGCGGGTCAAGATGCACTACACAGCACGATTGCTCATATTATTTATTCGGCAAAAGGGACGGCGTTAATTGATTCATTACTGATTGTTGGTGTGATTTGCGCCATCATTTACTCTGAATCCATTGGTCGTATGAAGCTGCAAATCTACGGTTTTATTGGCTGTGCGGTAGGTTTAGCCTTTGCTGCGGTATCGATTAAGTTGCAGGGTGACTATCAATTATATGTGTTGTTCTTAGGTTTTATGCTGTTTAACTTTATGAACAACTTAGGTCCGAATGCACAGACTTATTTGATTTCAGGTGAAGTATTCCCCGTTAAAATTCGTGCGAAAGGGGCTGGTTTTGCAGCATCTATTGCTAAGTTAGGTGCAATTTTAACCGCCTTTTTATTCCCGATCTTAATGCATGAAATCGGCGTATTTAACTTACTGTTGAGCTTAGTGGTGACATCAGTACTCGGTGCTTGGGTAACATACAAATACCGTTTTGAAACATCAGGTAAGAATATTGAGAATATTTAA
- a CDS encoding potassium transporter Kup → MQNQKQSLLVLTCLSIGIVYGDIGTSPLYAFKAMFEGPHSIAINQANVFGILSLVFWTFIITVSIKYLALVTRASNKGEGGVLTLTSLAHNVAPLHLKKGILFLGMLAAGFFFGEAIITPAMSVLSAVEGITVINSRFEPMILPIAVTIICGLFAIQKYGSGKIGRLFAPVMLLWFATIGLLGVLSIIKNPTVLYALNPQYAFTFIINHGAATLFTLGVVVLAVTSVEALYADMGHFGIKPIRLAWFFIVMPCLVLNYYGQGALVLSQTGDIDNPFFMLAPEMLRLPLVILATFATIIASQAVISGIFSLTRQAVNLGFLPPVQIHHTSHQSQGQIYVPLANFLLFVLVITVVITFGSSARLAAAYGIAVTATMLISSLFIIVVARYLWQWKLVVVIQYAVLMLLYDSLLFISTSLKFSDGGWLPLTIGTIVFLLMVTWYLERERISQLTKQPLSVEAMVNELEQKDWPRASGTAVYLTRNEDHVPASLVNNLKYNETLHERNVLLTFKYPEQPRVHPLKRLEVRQISPSFWQMIAYVGYQESLDIDQIFTACNCKGFTLHEVDTVFFMSSERMKLKPSTVWHDLKARLFILLSRNALRTSERLHVPQDRLIEIGVHMEI, encoded by the coding sequence ATGCAAAATCAAAAGCAGTCTTTATTGGTACTCACGTGCCTGTCTATTGGGATTGTGTATGGTGATATTGGAACCAGCCCACTGTATGCCTTCAAAGCAATGTTTGAAGGGCCACACTCAATAGCCATTAACCAAGCGAACGTTTTTGGCATTCTTTCACTCGTTTTCTGGACCTTTATTATTACGGTCTCCATAAAGTACTTAGCGTTAGTAACACGGGCTTCCAATAAAGGGGAAGGTGGGGTACTGACACTGACATCATTAGCGCATAACGTTGCTCCGCTTCACTTGAAGAAAGGCATTTTATTTTTGGGCATGTTGGCGGCAGGTTTCTTCTTTGGTGAAGCCATTATTACGCCAGCGATGTCGGTGCTATCTGCGGTTGAAGGGATCACGGTGATTAATAGTCGCTTTGAGCCGATGATCTTACCGATTGCAGTCACTATTATCTGCGGCTTATTTGCGATTCAAAAATACGGCTCAGGCAAAATAGGACGCTTATTTGCGCCTGTGATGTTGCTGTGGTTTGCCACCATTGGCTTATTGGGGGTGTTGAGCATTATTAAAAACCCCACCGTGCTGTATGCGCTCAATCCTCAATATGCCTTCACCTTTATTATCAATCACGGTGCCGCGACCTTGTTTACCTTAGGTGTGGTGGTATTAGCTGTGACCAGTGTTGAAGCTTTGTATGCTGATATGGGGCATTTCGGGATCAAGCCGATTCGCTTGGCATGGTTCTTTATTGTGATGCCGTGTTTGGTGCTCAATTATTATGGGCAAGGTGCGCTGGTGTTGTCACAAACTGGTGATATTGATAACCCATTCTTTATGTTAGCACCTGAGATGTTACGTCTGCCGTTAGTGATTTTAGCGACGTTTGCCACCATTATTGCTTCACAAGCTGTGATTTCAGGGATTTTCTCATTGACTCGCCAAGCGGTGAATTTGGGCTTTTTACCACCAGTACAAATTCATCACACCTCGCATCAATCGCAAGGTCAGATCTATGTGCCATTGGCTAACTTTTTATTGTTTGTGTTGGTTATTACCGTGGTGATCACCTTTGGTAGCTCGGCACGATTAGCGGCAGCGTATGGGATAGCTGTAACGGCAACCATGTTGATTTCATCACTGTTTATTATCGTGGTGGCGCGTTATTTGTGGCAATGGAAGCTAGTTGTTGTGATCCAATATGCGGTTTTGATGCTGCTTTATGATTCATTGCTGTTTATCTCAACATCGTTGAAGTTTTCTGATGGTGGTTGGCTACCCTTAACCATAGGCACGATTGTGTTTCTATTAATGGTGACTTGGTATTTAGAACGAGAGCGAATTAGTCAATTAACCAAACAGCCATTATCTGTTGAGGCGATGGTTAACGAGCTTGAGCAAAAAGATTGGCCGAGAGCATCAGGCACTGCGGTGTATTTAACTCGTAATGAAGATCATGTGCCTGCATCGCTGGTCAATAACTTGAAATACAACGAAACCTTGCATGAGCGTAATGTGTTGTTGACGTTTAAGTACCCTGAACAGCCAAGAGTGCATCCGTTAAAACGTTTGGAAGTACGGCAGATCTCTCCCTCGTTTTGGCAGATGATCGCTTATGTTGGGTACCAAGAATCACTGGATATTGATCAAATATTCACAGCCTGTAACTGCAAAGGATTTACGTTACATGAAGTTGATACGGTGTTCTTCATGTCGTCTGAACGAATGAAATTAAAACCTAGTACAGTGTGGCATGATTTAAAGGCTCGACTGTTTATATTGTTAAGTCGCAATGCGCTGCGTACCTCTGAGCGATTGCATGTACCGCAAGATCGTTTGATTGAGATTGGGGTGCACATGGAGATTTGA
- a CDS encoding ATP-binding protein — MFSRINWNDLNKTAVLLVLYIFVTYLGVTFRDVIIETDTAMLLLLLNIVSGFWLRQKLAYVITAISIVAFHFFVLPEHNSFKFQNYQHIITFTVMAFSGVFAVKITQSQQREINKNKQLKSELKSNYELASELASLNESQAIAQSAIAHLERHGQFKAQIWLFSPQLFCLASHHGLQADDFYSAVDHFKQTGQSLSQMLSNKVTLHSLNGESGLFGVLVIETEQGQLFNPILTTLLSLSLARSEANNALTQVKEANQLEQMRNTLLAAVSHDLKTPLGSIIGTATTLSDPNICLPADTQKELLQSIAEEGYSLNRSLTKLLDISRYSIKTLVPKRDWVEPEEIIGSATKRVEQLVKFHPIKLTGETMLVSLDYALIEQIMANLIENAAKYSPIGAAIDISTGYHDGCFLFDIADRGCGVAPEDTQRIFERFYRSEHTKVKGTGLGLGICKLIVSAHNGTINVTSRAGGGSIFSVAIPCDKYDLADIYE; from the coding sequence ATGTTTAGCCGTATAAATTGGAATGATCTGAATAAAACTGCTGTCTTGCTGGTGCTTTATATCTTCGTCACTTACCTTGGAGTAACGTTTCGTGATGTGATCATTGAAACAGATACAGCCATGTTGTTGTTGTTACTCAATATTGTCAGTGGTTTTTGGCTAAGACAAAAGTTAGCGTATGTGATCACCGCGATCAGTATTGTGGCATTTCACTTTTTTGTCTTACCGGAGCATAACTCATTCAAATTTCAAAATTATCAGCACATCATTACCTTTACAGTGATGGCATTCAGCGGTGTGTTCGCCGTCAAAATCACTCAATCGCAGCAGCGTGAAATCAATAAAAATAAGCAGTTAAAATCTGAGTTAAAAAGTAATTACGAATTAGCCTCTGAGCTGGCGTCGCTCAATGAAAGCCAAGCCATTGCTCAATCAGCCATTGCCCATTTAGAACGTCATGGGCAGTTTAAAGCTCAGATCTGGTTGTTCTCGCCTCAACTCTTTTGCTTAGCCTCTCATCATGGTTTGCAAGCTGACGACTTTTATTCTGCTGTTGATCATTTCAAACAAACTGGGCAATCGTTGAGTCAAATGTTATCGAACAAAGTGACCTTGCATTCGTTAAATGGTGAGTCAGGCTTGTTCGGTGTATTGGTTATCGAAACCGAGCAAGGGCAGTTGTTTAATCCGATTCTGACAACGCTGCTCAGTTTGTCATTAGCGCGTTCAGAAGCGAATAACGCATTAACTCAAGTTAAAGAAGCTAATCAATTAGAGCAAATGCGAAACACCTTATTAGCGGCTGTTTCTCATGATTTAAAAACCCCATTAGGCTCCATTATTGGTACTGCCACGACGTTGAGCGATCCTAATATTTGTTTGCCTGCGGATACCCAAAAGGAGCTGTTGCAGTCGATTGCAGAAGAAGGTTATAGCTTAAATCGCAGCCTAACGAAGTTATTAGATATTAGTCGGTATAGTATTAAAACCTTGGTTCCGAAGCGTGATTGGGTAGAACCTGAAGAGATCATCGGCAGTGCGACTAAACGGGTAGAGCAGTTGGTGAAGTTTCATCCGATCAAGTTAACTGGGGAGACCATGTTGGTTTCACTTGATTACGCCTTGATTGAACAGATCATGGCAAACCTTATTGAAAACGCCGCCAAATATAGTCCGATTGGAGCGGCTATTGATATCTCAACAGGGTATCACGACGGTTGTTTTCTATTTGATATTGCTGATCGAGGTTGTGGCGTAGCCCCTGAAGATACTCAACGTATTTTTGAACGTTTTTATCGCTCAGAGCACACCAAAGTAAAAGGAACAGGATTAGGGTTGGGCATTTGTAAGTTGATCGTATCAGCCCATAACGGCACGATTAACGTTACCTCTCGTGCTGGTGGTGGTAGTATTTTTAGTGTTGCCATTCCTTGCGATAAATATGATTTAGCAGACATTTATGAATAG
- a CDS encoding response regulator, translating into MNSDIKILVIEDEAPIRRFLDILTTGHGYSVKTVETAQEGLKQIVSWSPHLVLLDLGLPDADGLDFTKELRIWTETPIIVISARDKEADKVQALDAGANDYLTKPFGSEELLARIRVALRLHSHNTANDVVKYRFGDVVLDLAMQTVTHHGESIKLTPKEYKILTLLAKNMGKVLTHKQILKEVWGGNYTEHAHYVRIHIAQLRHKIESSPAQPKYIITENGVGYRLIADD; encoded by the coding sequence ATGAATAGTGATATCAAGATATTAGTCATTGAAGATGAAGCGCCCATTCGTCGCTTTTTAGATATTCTTACTACAGGGCATGGTTATAGTGTCAAAACTGTTGAGACAGCCCAAGAAGGGTTAAAGCAAATAGTTAGCTGGTCGCCACATCTGGTGCTACTGGATTTGGGCTTACCGGATGCTGATGGGTTAGATTTCACTAAAGAGTTAAGAATATGGACAGAGACGCCGATCATTGTGATTTCTGCCCGTGACAAAGAAGCGGATAAAGTCCAAGCATTAGATGCAGGGGCGAATGATTATTTAACTAAACCCTTTGGTAGTGAAGAGTTACTGGCACGTATTCGTGTGGCGTTGCGTTTACATTCCCACAATACCGCAAATGATGTGGTCAAATATCGTTTTGGTGACGTGGTATTAGATTTAGCCATGCAAACCGTGACTCATCATGGTGAAAGCATCAAGCTAACGCCTAAAGAATATAAGATCCTTACTCTACTGGCGAAGAACATGGGCAAGGTTTTAACACATAAGCAGATCTTAAAAGAAGTGTGGGGTGGTAACTATACCGAGCATGCACATTATGTGCGTATTCACATAGCCCAGCTTCGCCACAAAATTGAATCTTCACCAGCACAACCTAAATACATTATTACCGAAAATGGGGTCGGATATCGGCTAATTGCTGATGATTAA
- the tatA gene encoding twin-arginine translocase TatA/TatE family subunit, with protein sequence MGEISVGKLLIVGLIFVLLFGTKKLRTLGSDLGYALKGFQNAVKDEPTKAAAAIEKETEETIR encoded by the coding sequence ATGGGTGAGATCAGCGTTGGTAAGCTGCTTATTGTCGGTTTAATTTTCGTTTTATTGTTTGGCACCAAGAAACTAAGAACTCTAGGCAGTGATTTGGGTTATGCGTTAAAAGGCTTTCAGAATGCGGTAAAAGATGAGCCAACCAAAGCCGCCGCTGCTATTGAGAAAGAAACCGAAGAAACAATACGTTAA
- a CDS encoding MarC family protein, whose protein sequence is MHDLMTVAVTVFMGFFAMMNPFANTAVFVGMTGGMPAKQVRAIAFKALVTAFCIITAFCFLGKGIFSVFGITLPALRLAGGILVFLVGYHMLQGNSSKMHSSKEDGNTDIAISPLALPILAGPGTIATAMNYSAAGGMLHILITVSAFALLCVITFFCFIYGPKMIEKIGESGISIITRLMGLILTVIGMQMGIQGVHDTIVLFSAK, encoded by the coding sequence ATGCACGACTTAATGACAGTCGCAGTCACTGTGTTTATGGGCTTTTTCGCAATGATGAACCCGTTTGCAAACACGGCAGTATTTGTAGGAATGACGGGGGGAATGCCTGCAAAGCAAGTACGAGCGATTGCCTTTAAAGCCCTTGTTACGGCATTTTGTATTATTACTGCCTTCTGTTTTTTAGGAAAAGGGATCTTTAGTGTCTTTGGTATTACCTTACCAGCACTACGTTTAGCTGGTGGTATCTTAGTGTTTCTAGTGGGTTATCATATGTTGCAAGGTAACAGCTCTAAGATGCACTCCAGTAAAGAAGATGGCAATACCGATATTGCGATATCACCATTAGCACTGCCTATTCTTGCAGGCCCTGGCACCATTGCTACAGCCATGAACTACTCAGCAGCAGGCGGTATGCTCCACATTTTAATTACCGTTTCCGCATTCGCTCTGTTATGTGTGATCACATTCTTTTGCTTTATTTATGGTCCTAAAATGATCGAGAAAATTGGTGAGAGTGGGATCAGTATAATTACCCGTTTAATGGGGTTAATTTTAACAGTGATTGGTATGCAGATGGGGATCCAAGGCGTTCACGATACGATCGTATTATTTAGCGCTAAGTGA
- a CDS encoding murein L,D-transpeptidase catalytic domain family protein, translating into MIFSPFFLLKIRYLIIAIFLFGNHDALALRATHAWKVYDHAKLQNYVDFDIFLNAYREHLRVANKPIMSIIDYSQPSDARRFLIIDIEKRALLHRTFVAHGINSGTLYATEFSNTINSRQTSLGTYRVGEVYYGKYGISLRLDGMSPSNSNARRRAIVLHGASYAEPNVINEIGMLGRSWGCPAISPEITSEVVELLKEGGSIYAHAHNHRNG; encoded by the coding sequence ATGATATTTTCACCTTTTTTCCTTCTTAAAATCAGATACTTAATCATTGCAATTTTTCTATTTGGCAACCACGATGCACTAGCACTCAGGGCGACGCACGCATGGAAAGTTTACGATCATGCCAAACTACAAAATTACGTCGATTTTGATATTTTCCTTAATGCCTATCGTGAACATCTCCGCGTTGCCAACAAACCTATCATGTCTATCATCGATTATTCTCAACCTTCCGATGCCAGGCGATTTTTAATTATTGATATCGAAAAACGCGCATTACTCCATCGCACTTTTGTTGCTCATGGCATTAACAGCGGCACGTTATATGCCACAGAATTTTCAAATACGATCAATAGCCGTCAAACCAGTTTGGGAACCTATCGTGTCGGTGAGGTCTATTACGGTAAATATGGTATTTCCCTACGTTTAGATGGCATGAGCCCAAGTAATTCCAATGCACGTAGACGCGCTATCGTATTGCATGGTGCTAGCTACGCAGAACCTAATGTGATCAATGAAATCGGTATGTTAGGCCGCAGTTGGGGATGCCCAGCCATTTCCCCTGAGATCACATCAGAAGTGGTTGAATTACTCAAAGAAGGTGGGTCGATTTATGCCCACGCACATAATCATCGCAATGGTTAA
- a CDS encoding murein L,D-transpeptidase catalytic domain family protein, whose product MKVWMTSLIIMLLSVSHASYAAHTINQQAKIIYDKTKLGKHLKYDVFLTAYKEHMRVADKPIMSIIDYSKPSDRRRFFIINTEEKKLLHHTFVSHGINSGDLYATKFSNIVDSKQTSLGTFRVAEAYHGKYGISLRLDGMSPSNSNARKRAIVLHGAKYAEPATIKKLGMLGRSWGCPAIPMQLAAKVVNLLKEGGSIYAHAKG is encoded by the coding sequence ATGAAGGTATGGATGACAAGTTTGATCATCATGCTGCTCAGTGTGAGTCATGCCAGTTACGCGGCACACACCATCAACCAGCAAGCAAAAATCATTTATGACAAAACCAAATTAGGAAAACACTTAAAGTACGATGTTTTTCTCACCGCATATAAAGAACATATGCGCGTTGCAGATAAACCAATTATGTCGATCATTGACTACAGTAAACCTTCCGATCGCCGTCGCTTTTTCATCATAAATACCGAAGAGAAAAAACTGCTTCATCACACTTTCGTTTCTCACGGTATCAACAGCGGCGATCTCTACGCCACCAAATTTTCTAATATTGTCGATAGCAAACAAACCAGCTTAGGCACGTTTCGTGTCGCTGAGGCCTATCACGGTAAATATGGTATTTCACTTCGTCTTGATGGCATGAGCCCATCTAATTCAAACGCCAGAAAACGCGCCATTGTTTTACATGGTGCAAAATATGCAGAACCTGCCACGATCAAAAAATTAGGCATGTTAGGACGCAGTTGGGGCTGCCCCGCTATCCCAATGCAATTAGCTGCTAAGGTAGTAAATTTATTAAAAGAAGGCGGCTCAATTTACGCACATGCTAAGGGGTAA
- the fabV gene encoding enoyl-ACP reductase FabV produces MVIQPEIQGVVARTAHPYGCQQAVQEQIKFVQSAIPITHGPKRVLILGASSGFGLASRIALTFGGAQAATLGVSFERGPSAKGVGTAGWYNNIYFKQAAEQQGYIAQNIVGDAFSPQVRQQVAQMIRDEFDGQIDLVIYSLATGVRPNPENGEMWRSCLKTVGENFSGFSVDLEKETLVPAELTAANEDEILATTKVMGGEDWQEWIDFLLAEDLLATGAKTLAYSYIGPESTYPIYHHGTLGFAKQHLHQTAKALNHQLSQRINGQANVAVCKALVTKASVFIPTFSPYILCLFKVMKQLGLHEDCIEQMQRLFADKVYPSQCDDKLELADENGLIRMDDWELKPEVQQQVDGLMAQMNVDNFKQVGDYAGYKSAFLALNGFGYSTVDYTQSIDLDALSRLTP; encoded by the coding sequence ATGGTGATTCAACCTGAAATTCAAGGTGTTGTAGCACGAACAGCACATCCTTATGGGTGCCAACAAGCTGTGCAAGAGCAAATTAAATTTGTCCAATCTGCCATACCTATAACGCATGGCCCCAAACGCGTGTTGATTTTAGGGGCTTCCTCGGGTTTTGGCTTAGCTTCTCGTATTGCTCTGACCTTTGGTGGTGCCCAGGCGGCAACATTGGGTGTTTCTTTTGAGCGTGGTCCTAGTGCGAAAGGTGTGGGTACTGCAGGCTGGTACAATAATATTTACTTTAAGCAAGCTGCCGAGCAACAAGGCTATATCGCACAAAACATTGTCGGTGATGCGTTTTCACCGCAAGTACGCCAGCAAGTAGCGCAGATGATCCGTGATGAGTTTGATGGTCAAATAGATTTGGTGATTTATAGCTTAGCAACAGGTGTAAGACCAAATCCTGAAAATGGCGAAATGTGGCGTTCTTGCTTAAAAACGGTTGGTGAAAACTTCTCTGGCTTCAGTGTTGATTTAGAAAAAGAGACTTTAGTACCCGCTGAGTTAACTGCTGCAAATGAAGATGAAATTCTGGCAACGACTAAAGTCATGGGCGGTGAAGATTGGCAAGAATGGATAGATTTTCTCTTAGCCGAAGATTTACTCGCAACAGGCGCTAAAACGTTAGCCTATTCGTATATTGGCCCTGAATCGACGTATCCCATTTACCATCACGGGACATTAGGTTTTGCAAAGCAACATTTGCATCAAACGGCTAAGGCATTAAATCATCAATTGTCCCAACGTATTAATGGGCAAGCGAATGTTGCGGTGTGTAAAGCGTTAGTGACTAAAGCTAGTGTGTTTATTCCGACATTTTCGCCTTACATACTGTGTTTATTTAAAGTCATGAAACAATTGGGTTTGCATGAAGACTGTATTGAGCAAATGCAGCGCTTATTTGCCGATAAGGTTTATCCATCTCAATGCGATGATAAGTTAGAACTTGCTGATGAAAATGGTTTGATCCGAATGGATGACTGGGAGTTAAAACCTGAAGTCCAACAGCAAGTAGATGGATTAATGGCACAAATGAATGTCGATAATTTCAAACAAGTGGGAGATTATGCGGGATACAAATCGGCTTTTTTAGCACTTAATGGTTTTGGATACTCGACAGTTGATTATACTCAGTCCATTGACCTTGATGCTTTGTCTCGTCTGACTCCCTAG
- a CDS encoding alpha/beta hydrolase translates to MRQLTASLEQWLKTFNLLMDGAIASGMPLTVATAREGLATITRELVTDIPDIALVKDTVIAERIPVRIYHPQPEQALPVLLFFHGGGHMAGSVDVYDPICRKLALHSEHIVVSVEYRLAPEHPYPAAIDDGYLVLQSLLQALVRSELNFIPQLSIAGDSAGGALCATLARMAQFDDGIEIAKQVLIYPSLDYTLSFPSVNQNGVGYLLQQSRMDWYFSNYFQHNEDRRQASPVWGPYSMALPETLMITAEFCPLKDEGKAYVEALRKQEVNVEHVHFEQMIHAFLNMENITKKECEQAYKAIATFLKK, encoded by the coding sequence ATGCGCCAGTTAACTGCCTCGTTAGAACAATGGTTAAAGACGTTTAACTTATTGATGGATGGTGCCATTGCCAGTGGTATGCCATTAACGGTTGCAACGGCTCGTGAGGGGCTAGCAACCATTACCCGTGAGCTGGTGACAGATATTCCAGACATTGCGCTGGTTAAAGATACCGTAATTGCTGAGCGTATCCCTGTGCGAATTTACCATCCTCAGCCAGAGCAAGCTTTACCTGTATTGTTGTTCTTTCATGGTGGTGGGCATATGGCTGGCAGTGTGGATGTGTATGATCCAATTTGTCGTAAACTGGCATTACACAGTGAGCATATTGTGGTCTCGGTCGAATACCGTTTAGCACCTGAGCATCCTTATCCCGCTGCCATTGATGATGGGTATTTGGTTTTACAATCGCTGTTACAAGCCTTGGTTCGAAGCGAACTTAACTTTATTCCTCAATTGTCTATTGCTGGTGACTCTGCTGGTGGCGCATTATGTGCCACCTTAGCCCGTATGGCGCAGTTTGATGATGGTATCGAGATCGCGAAGCAAGTGTTGATATACCCAAGCCTTGATTACACCTTAAGCTTTCCTTCTGTGAATCAAAATGGGGTGGGTTATTTACTTCAACAGTCACGAATGGATTGGTATTTTTCTAATTACTTCCAACATAACGAAGATCGCCGTCAAGCCTCACCTGTATGGGGGCCGTATAGTATGGCATTGCCAGAAACCTTGATGATCACAGCGGAGTTCTGCCCGTTAAAAGATGAAGGTAAAGCGTATGTCGAAGCGCTAAGAAAGCAAGAGGTGAACGTTGAACATGTCCATTTTGAGCAGATGATCCATGCGTTTTTGAATATGGAAAATATAACGAAAAAAGAGTGTGAACAGGCGTATAAAGCGATAGCGACGTTCTTAAAAAAATAA